The DNA segment TCTTTCTACATATACGCAGatgaaaacatcacattgtatcccataaatatacacaattatttcctgtcaattaaaaataaatgagaaagaccaggcgcagtgcctcacgcctgtaatcccagcactttgggaggccaaggcgggtggatcacaaggtcaggagatcgagaccatcctggataacatggtgaaaccctgtctccactaaaaatacaaaaaattggccaagcgtggtggcgggcgcctgtgcctgtagtcccagctactcagcaggctgaggcaggagaatggcgtgaacccgggaagcggaggttgcagtgagccgagatcatgccactgcactccagcctgggcaacgagagtgaaactcttgtctcaatgaaaaaaaaaaaaaaaagaccaaaataagAGATAGCTGAATTTCATGTACccatactgaagaaaaaaaacaaaaacaaaaacaaaagaagatttGGAACAAGAATTAGATTCAAATTTTACCTATTTGTACCACACCTCTGGGCTGACTCACCTGAAAGATGTGCAATGCTTACCTGTCTTGCAGTCGTCATTAggactaaatgaataaatacaagaaaacaacaaaactccAGTAGGTACTTGGTAAATGGTAGCTGTTAGATGTAGCCAGAATTCttcattaaaacttttttcaatCTTTCTGTTAATCATTAAGTATTTACACAACGTAAGGtagaatactgtattttcctCTAGAGATCAGATTTTACAATACTTCAGTAGTAGAGCTGAATTGATTATGGTGGGTAAGGTGGCCCAGAATTCTCCACGATATTACTTTTACTATACCTTATTCTTTCCTGAACCATTTGTAAATAATCCCAAAGAGTTTCTATAAGCCTGTTACCAACTGAAAATTAATTACTCAGATGTCTACAGTGACAATCTTTAAGAATCGTGAGATTATATGTTTCCTGAAATTTCAAGACCCTATCTGTTCAGCCAACTTTACATTTTCTGTAGTACAGGGgtctttttgtggtttttgttttgctttgattttttacTCTATAGAATCTTTCTGGTcacatattttctaataaaaaaattggcAATGTCACATATACtagaacactaaaaaaaaaaaaaaaatgcttgattAATGAGCATTACTGTCCTTAAACatctcaatagaaaaagaaggtagTCTTTTGATTACACATATCAAGTACATATATAGGAACACACAACTACTCATCTGAACATCATTAAATACAAAGTAATAAAGCATACCTTCAAAAAGCAACTAGAAATCATACTGGTCTTCAGCTTTAATGAAGTGGttagaaaagtttattttgtgcttaggatatttttctaagGCATCACAAGTTACACATCCAAACTCTTCAAtggtacaatattttaaattctaaaggAGAGGGCTTTAAAGAAAACTTGTATATTACAATACTATAAATCTAATGGATTCACATAGCAACAGAGCCTAGAAAGAAGGGGACATTACAGAAATTGTCTACTACATAATGGTCAGTTGATTCATTGTTTGTGGTTCTCCCCGTTAAGGTGAAAACTATGTATTCTAGCTCTTCAAGGAGTAAAAATACACTAAAACGTTCCATCCTACTGACTTTTACCTGTGAAATCCCATACAATATTACCAGTCAGGAAAGAACACAGGATAATATGaagtttgtcttttaaaaaatataaaaatgttactattttaaaacatcaagcATTACAGGCTGTAAAATCAATTAAGAACTTTCTGTATATGAggacaaaaatacatttaagacATATACAAGAAGATGCTTTTTCCTGAGTAGAATGCAAACTTTTATATTAAGCTTCTGtgaattttcaaaatgtaaaataccaAGGCTTTTTCACATCAGACAAAAATCAGGAATGTTCACCTTcacatccaaaaagaaaaaaaaaaaacaatttcaagTTGAAGTTCAGCAAGAATGATGTAAAATCTGAAAAGAGTggccaaaattttaaattacaacaGATTGTTCAATTTGATGGATCTCTCAGTAAACTTCAgtttgaaacaacaaaaaaatactgtttactaaaacattaaaaatttttccaGGAAATTATCAtccaatttgaaaaataaaaaatataacccATAGTAAGTaagaaaaatacaagagaaaatcaaattttGTTGGAATCAAGAGAATACCATGAACTTAAAAACTTCCTAAATCAGTAGCATATCCTGTATTACCATGTGTAGAAAACTGTAATTAATTAATGTAAGGTAGTTTTTATTAGTTGCATAACCtaaaaatataaggaaatttTGGAAGATACCTTTAAAAAGACCACAAAATTGTCACTGAAATACACATTTCTTGAGACAATGGGCAAAGTTCCCATTTATgggaaatatcttctttttttcacacagtgaaacccagaaaaattatatcaaatgagaaatatttttctctaaaataatctTCTTAAATACCTCAATAATGCAATACTTgggaaatgtaaattttcaaaACTCAGACTTGAAACAGGTTATTATTAAACAAACATACATAAATCTTATTGCTTGGCAcgatttttcaaaaattagagaACTATTTAAACCATCATACTGTGCTTAAATCATATTTCAAACTTGTATACCTAGTGCTTTTATGTTCTGAATGTAGACTCTTCAATTTAATGACAATCTAGACTGAACCCTGCAATATACAAAAAAGTCACAATTCACTTCAAACCAAACAAAATGATCAATCTTCTGTTTTTATCAAAATCATAATATTAAGATAACTATAAAATTAACTAGGATTTATCTGTGGCCAATGATGGACCCAGAGAGCGTTGTCTTATGGCATTCTGTAGAAAGTCTTTGTTTGTTCCTTCTTTACTTTCAGCTTCTTCTTCTGAAACATCTTCATCTGCCTCTTGCTCCTCCTCCACTTTTTTCAAAGGTTGTGCAGGTTCtgataataatttttcttaaagacaaagaccaaaaatgtatttttgttgatGTAGTAGATTTGCTTTAGAGTAAAATCAAGATACAATGTCTCATACGCCCAAAAACTGCTTTGGCATAAATTTATCATGTTTGgatttccaaaaggaaaaagtTATTCAAGATAAGATGAAAAAAACcatgaatattataaaaataaaaattgagccaTTTTAGTTATCAAAGTCATTCTAATTACCCACCTATGTATAAACTGAACTGAAATTAATGAATCAGCATTAATGTTGTGAATATGGAAgttgtaaaaaaatatatagcattaAAAAGAACTGGTTGGTCCAATGGTAGTAGGTTATCAGAACTTACTAATATTACTGTCACTAATGGTGATACACAACCCCCACTGCTAAATttgactggctttaaaaaaaactatctcATATTAATTTGCTATTAAACTTCTCGTCAACAAGTATACTAAAACTTAAACAGTATATCCTTGTTTCAGTTCCCAGGGGAACAGAAATCACACATTTACAGTTGAAGGTTGTATTTCTGTCCATATCTTCTTCTGGTCTTATAAATGTGCTTCCCCTTACTCAACCcccatatatatgattttattacaATATAGTTACAAGAATAAAATGTACAAATCTTAAGTGTACATCTCAATGAATAAATACACACCCTTTCAATGTTTTATATGGCCAGCTGCTAGTTAACTTAAGCTTAGAGCACACTATGGTGAGATACAGGAGACAGAACTGGGTCAAAGAGCTTTACTCTGTTCAATGATCTCAGACTGCCCCCAATCCTAGGCAATCGAGAATGGTGGGGCCAGGGAGGGGGGACCTGCAAGGAAGGATTGGGTTAGTAAGGCAGAACAAACCGTGGGGAAAAATTACCAGTAATGAACAATCTGTTGTTTAGTCTGTCTGGCATCCATCTTTATTTTGGGCTAACAGCCCCTTCCCTATGCCACACTCCAGGCGGTCCTGGTGAATACTGGTTTACAGTATTCACTGTAAActagtcaggagatggagaccatcctagctagaGAACCACTGTTCTCTACCAAGGGCGAGTTTTCCCCCTCCTCAAGGAACACTTAACAATGTCTagagatatttttttttcacacCTGAGAAGGGCAGTGCTATCGGCAAGTAGAATGCTATTAAATATTCAACAGTGTATAAAAGGCAGTCCATCACAACTAAGAATCATCTGGCCAAAAACAACAATAgtgtcaaggttgagaaaccctggtttCCAAAAAGTGAGACCTTTACACAAGCGGAGTGCACCAGAATTTCTCCAAAAAATAGGTGggtgtagaaaaaaaaatgaatttccttCCTATTCTTAGATTGTGACTATGGTTTTCTCTAACCACCTTATGCTAGTGACTGGAAAGGGCCAAACTGATCCAGATGTCCTTGTGagcagaaaaaaactagaaaaataattttaaaaaaaattctaaaaagcacTCAACTGAGAATTGAACAAGTCAAGGTGTGGAGAACTGAGTAACTCAGAAACAGCATCTTAACAACATCATTTGAGCCTTAAGGATCCAGTCAACCCTGACCTCAGACTTCATCACTACATAAACCAATAAATTCCAATTTTGCTTAATAGTAGATTGAGTTGGGTTTCCTTAGCAACCCTAGCAACTCAAAATCAAGACAGGTACACATATTGGAAAACAACTCAAATCATGTGTTCCATTATGGAAGGGGCATGACAATATCACTTTACAGTCTGGATTAATATCAGTTGtattactaaagaaaaataaattacacaatCATATGCATAGTGATTACTTAATGAATGCTTATGTTACCAGGATAATGTGAGCATTACATACCTATCTTCTAAGTGTCATAATGATCCAAAGGGGCAAATATAATTACTTTCATTTCACAAAGGAGGTTACATGCTCAGAGGGTAAAAAATGTCTGTCATATTGCTTTGCtattaagtggtagagctgggatgcCCAATCAGATCTCTCTGGCTCAGAGACCATGCTTGCCTTCTTTTTGAATGATTTGGAAAGGCATTCAAAAAACCCTTTACTTTATACCTTTCAATCCCTCCAAATTAACAGATATTTAAAGGTAAAGATTTCTTTAGTGACTTTTACTGTGGATCATAATAAAGGACAGAAAAACTTAAGTAGCTTGACATTAATTAGccaagtcattttaaaaatttcatttccaaGAAATGAATTCCCTTGTAACTTCCTAAAAGAGGTAGAGTATTATCTCTGTCATTTCCTTAGGTTCAGCTCttttaaagtttctaaaattGTGCCTATTCACTGACTTACCCTTCTTGTTTGAGAACACTTACCTCTTTGTGTACACCAGTTACGTGTTCCACAATATTGCACAGAAAGGATTCTATCAGAGtcagtattcttttaaaaagtttgtatGGTCAACACCAAAAGACAAGTTATTTCAGGCCCTGGGGCCTATTGATTTTCCTATTGGTAACCACTCTCTCTAAGACAGGGGTTCTCAAATAGTGGTCCTCAGACAAGCAACATCAACTTCACCTGGGAATTGTAAGAAATAGACATTCTTGGCCCCAATACAGAACTTCTGAGTCCAAAACCCAGGGTGGGTAATCAGCAATCTGTTTCAACAAGTTCTTCAGGCAAGTCTCAGACACTTTCAAGTTTGCTCTAAGTGGTAAGATGACTCAGACTCCAACACCTACATCCTCAGAGAAATCAATCTACGCAGACTCCCAAAGTAAACTCTTGGAAGACGGGAGGACGACCTGGCAACAGTGGCAGTAGCAGCCTGCACAACACATGACTTAATAGGTACTTTGGTACATTTATGGGATCCAATGCTAGTTGCACACTTATCACCCTACAGATTTTCTGACGGCTATATGATTTATGTGAGGGTGAagacagaatagaagaaaatgaaacataatacagatgctccttgacttatgatgataaatcatcataagttgaaaacatCATAAGTCAAAAAGGCATTTAATACAACTAACCTATCCTTACATAAGTTGAAATAcattaatacacctaacctaacCTAATCTGCCCAGCATCACAAAAGTACTCCATACCAGTAGCCCAGAATaggtcaaaattcaaaatttaaagtaCGGTTTCTACTGAACGCATATTCcttttgcaccattgtaaagtcCATTTTAAGTTGAATGATTGTAGTCAGGGACCGTCTGTATAGCTACTTTTATATATCTATCTTTTGTATCTACTAAATTAAATCCTACATTTTATTCACAATTTAAAAGTTGGTGagtaaacattttatattcatttcactTCAAAAACCTTAAACCTAACAGTACATTTGTCTTTTAAGTAATCTGTGCTTACGTTTTTTTCCTAGACGTCAGTGGCCCTTTTTGGATAAAATGATTCCATCCCCTATGCATGTCCTTTTTAGTATCAATGCAACTATctaagaaatgaaaagatgacCTACCAGTATGAAAGGACAAGGTACACTATAAATGCAATCTCCATAGACTTCATTTCGGAAATTTTGATCTCAAGAAGCCCTAAGTTAAGAAAGATAAcatggccgggcgccgtggctcacgcctgtaatcccagcactttgggaggccgaggcgggcagatcacgaggtcaggagatggagaccatcctggctaacacagtgaaaccccgtctctactaaaaatacaaaaaattagccaggcgtggtggtgggcacctgtagtcccagctactcgggagggcgaggcaggagaatagcttgaacctggaaggcagaggttgcagtgagccgagatcgcgccacggcactccagcctgggcaacagagcaagactccgtctcaaaaacaaacaaacaaacaaacaaaagacatcatAAATGAAGGAATATCAGGCCACACGTCTGATTTAGTTAAAATCAGCTTTGTCACTTCTGTGTGACTGTGAACCTTAGTCTCCTCAAGTACAAAACGGGAGCAGTAACCCCTATGCACTCTACTACAGAGTTGCTGAAGAGCAAACGAGGTAACAGATAAGTAAAAGTTCTTTAAGAACTGCAAATATAAATGCTTCCATTAACAGTACAATTATAAGACTGGTAAGTGCttgtaattatttaaattgttCTGTAGTACAATTCAGTGTCAGTGACATCCTAAATCAACTATAGGGATTGCTTTTCCTAATATCCTACCAGAAAAAACTTACAATTGGCTGGCATTCAAAGAATAATCTTCAAATGTGGCGGCCAGTATACTAATGAAAGACTTCAAGAGTAGAATATATTCCACTTATAAATTGAcaccaaataaatattattaaatagctACATGCTATATGCAATGTTAAAATTCCCCATAATATAAGAGTCAAGGAAATAACAATGTTCCAAAATCCACTGGGCTACATtgttatatgaaatatacatctCCTCTACCTTCCCTTATGCCATAGCTGATAAAGACCAACAATCCACAGTTAGAATTCTAAGCTGGAAGAGCAACCTGTGAAATGTGTGATTGTGATTACAGAAATGAATAGGACTAtagtgaataaaaaataaacattttaaaatatacttacttGAAGGGTATGGGTATGGCTGTGGTCTGCGCCTTTTTGAAGGACAAAGGCAATCTGCCACAAATATCATACACTGTAAAAATAAACATTGTAAGAAATCTGAATGTAGAATATATGCCACAGCTAatgtaactattttaaataataactttttaaatatctttcttcCTAGCActccaaaaatgaaatacttacgAGTCCTAATAACAGTCCGGAAAACAGAGTTGCTAAAGCAAAAACAGTGTATGATCCCCACACTGGCAACCCAAGGTCTTCAATAAAGTAGTTATGGCAAgtctaaaatcaaaagaaaaaaaaaaaaaaactaaaaatctgtTCATTTTTGTTAAAGTGATAGTGGtaaaaatgtttaagataaaaatatttagtcCATACCCTGATCCACATAGATAGCTGAAAGAGTGCTGACATACTACTCatcctaaaaataaaagagatgattAAAAAACTGAATAACATACACAGCTTTGTCTATACATACTATTTTCTACTCTATAATTTCCCCAATATGACAGATTTTATTGCTGTTAATCAAGACTAGTGATACATCACTgatttcatgcctgtaataagCCTTGTTCATGAAAACTGTTTCTAAATTGACACTACCATGTGGCAGCCTCATAAATAAAAACACttgacagtattttttttccttttctcccactgTTTTGATGTTACTATTTTGTCTTTCCTCTGATGATTTCTCCAATACACTGAGTAAAGGGTTACAAGTTCCATGAAACCAGTTGGAAGAGGCAACTCTTACTCACCCTTAAAAGCCTTCAAAGCATGACCAAAGGGAGGCTAAAGGAAGGACTGGAAACAATTGTCAAGCCAATTCTTTCCACTTAAGAACTATCCctcttttttattgaaattaattaaaatttacaaGAGCATTAGTTTGACATCGTTTAATGATATACAAAATTATTACATACGAAATAAATGCTAAGTCATCATATAAGCAAAAATtagtattttacataattaaatgGCCAGTTTTAAAAAGGCATGCTTCAGAAATAAGAAAGGTCTGTGAGTTCCCAACTGTAGCTGCTTGAAAATAGACTTACACGCAACTACTTTCTTCTACTGGAGAAGGACAAGATTCATTTATGAGATGAGATTTCAGAGAACAAAAATCAGTTATACTTTTAGTTCGACATAGAAAAGGTATTTTAATCATGTTGCTTCTGTTGTTTAAAAGCCAAGTGAGAAGAGAAACAAGGAATTGAAACATAAAGCACTGTATAGCCTCACTGTAGTCTGCAGTAATTTATTTCAGGAACAGTAGGACCCCAAATTGAGTTGGGCATGGTAGTTCAATGGATGAGTATTAACAGGGCTgatctttctcccttccccagaATCTAGTGCATTTTTCTCTTATGTGATTACTGTCCCAACTCCCTATCCTCTAAGGGTTAGTGTGGTGAGAGGGTAGGAAGAGACAGATGGCCACATAGGATCAGTCCATGGTGACCTCAGCAAAACTCACTATTCCCAGAGGTCTCTCACATGACCAGTTGAGGCCTTGTATTCCAACAGCAAAGCAGAAAGCATGCTTGCTATTTCCAATCCTTATCACTCCATTGCCAGTTGCTACGAGGAAATTCATCTACCCTCTAGATATCCATAAAGCTCAGTGCTTAGGCATGCTATTATGGTCACCGTTTATACACACTATTCATATAAGAAGTTATCAGACAGGTGGAATAACCAACCAAACATAATTCAATCGCTTGATATCAAGAGTTGAAGTTTATGTAATTTAGTTGGTATCAGCAATTTTTGATGGTCTCTATGGAGacagaacattaaaaaacaaattgaagTCTGGAGGTAGCATGAGTACAAGTTTAAGCCTACTCATTCAAATTATTACACTCGAGTGATAGCTTTACCCATTATGCTGAGAAGACTCCTAGGGGCATTTAGTTTTTGATGATACATATGACCAAATCTAGCAAGCTAAAATATTCCTGAAAAGGTGTACAACTTCTTCTATAAAATGCCTTCTCTAACTCAAGAAGCATGAAAATATGTTTGACTTAGAAGATCAAACTAAAAAGATCAAACATgtaggctgtgcacagtggctcacgcctgtaatcccagcactctgggaggccgaggtgggcagatcacgaggtcaggagatcaagaccatcctagctaacatagtgaaaccccatctctactaaaaatacaaaaaaattagccaggcacggcggtgggcacccgtagtcccagctactcgggaggctgaggcaggagaatggcgtgaacccgggaggcggagcttgcagtgagccaagatcgcgccactgcactccagcctaggcgacagagtgagactctgtctcaaaaaaaaaaaaaaaaaaaaatcaaacatgtaATCAATGTGGATATACCTTAACCCTTAACAGCTCAAGAAACAAACTGAGTATGAATGCTTTACATAAAATAGAATTATCTGTTCCAATTAATTATGAAATGGGTAAGAGAAAAAGCCCTCATACTTACAGAACAGAACCTGGACCAAACCATGATGAAACGGGCTCAATACTCTTCCACTCTTTATCACTTATAAAGTTTATGAAGTCCTTCTTAGTCCTTGGACCCTGATAGCGCCTAAATTCACCATCTTTACAACTAAAGAGAATCAGAATTAAATATTATCCAGCACtgagaaataatttaatatttattttgctattttttcacCTCACTTTACAGTCAATTCTAACATTCAAAAGCATTAGCAATgtacaagtattaatagcaaatTATACTATTTACCTACTCATGACATTTTAGCCCCCAATTTAACAATgaggttacattttttttaaatcatacgcCTTAAAATGTAATTACTGTTATTCTTCCAAGTAATTAAACTATGAAATACAGTAAGTAGATAAATCTCAGAAAAGTACTTTTAAGCCTTATGTGTAATACacatattaaaagaattatataaaaattattagaatagtgcttggcacatagtaattaTTAGCTGTTAAGctgtaacttaaaattttaaggcATTTTTCTAGTACTTTTGGCTATAATAGCATCACCTCAGCCACCCTGCTTTAAATCACTGGAGGCATCTAGTACGATGCTTCCCTTCCTCTCATTTCAGTGACTATTTAGTCAGCTTTGCAGCCTTCCTTAGATCCACCTCCTCCTTCCCATTCCCAATGTAGAAAGTTCTGTCAGTCCTAAATGTTCTCTTGGCTCCAACATCTTTAAGTGCAAAAACTCATCAGCTCCCTACTAGGGACCTGTTAAGTAAGGGTTAAGGGACCCTTTATCCACCCAGAGGTAAAGACCACGGGGAAGCCCCCCATCCCAAAACACAAAG comes from the Symphalangus syndactylus isolate Jambi chromosome 8, NHGRI_mSymSyn1-v2.1_pri, whole genome shotgun sequence genome and includes:
- the TMX1 gene encoding thioredoxin-related transmembrane protein 1 → MAPSGSLAVPLAVLVLLLWSAPWTHGRRSNVRVITDENWRELLEGDWMIEFYAPWCPACQNLQPEWESFAEWGEDLEVNVAKVDVTEQPGLSGRFIITALPTIYHCKDGEFRRYQGPRTKKDFINFISDKEWKSIEPVSSWFGPGSVLMSSMSALFQLSMWIRTCHNYFIEDLGLPVWGSYTVFALATLFSGLLLGLCMIFVADCLCPSKRRRPQPYPYPSKKLLSEPAQPLKKVEEEQEADEDVSEEEAESKEGTNKDFLQNAIRQRSLGPSLATDKS